The window GACCCCACGCCTGTGTCCACTGCGGCAAGACCTTCCGGCAGCGACACGAGCTCAACTGCCACGTGCTGTCCCACCTGGAGACCAACCCGCACAGCTGCCAGAACTGCGGGGCCGCCTTCGCGCAGCGCCGGGCGCTCCGGACCCACGTGAGGAAACAACATCCGACGGACGCCGCGGACCCGCGACTTTATGTTCGTTTTTAGTTCGTCTCGAATATACGACTCGGCTGCGATTTGTGGTTTTCATTAAACGCCCCGAAACTTCCCTTCGCCGTTTCAGAACAAACGAAGGATCGGTCGCGCGGGCTGCGGCAAGCGACGAGGGGGTGGTCGAGGGCGCGGGCCCCGGGGCGCGGCGCCGCTACCGCTGTCCGTCCTGCGGCCTCGGGTTCGCCCACGGCGGGAACTTCGCCCGCCACGTGCGCGCGCTGCACATCCAGCGCCGCCCCCACGCCTGCCACGTCTGCTCCAAGACATTCTCCAGAAAGAGTCATCTCGAGGATCACGTAAAGTCGCACTCCGAGCGCCGGGAGTACGTGTGCGACGTGTGCGGGAAGGCGTCCAAGTACGGCGCCGCGCTGCGGATGCACAGGAAGACGCACGATGTCTGCAAACACAAGTGTCTGGAGTGCAGCGCCACGTTCAAGAGGAAGGTGGAGCTGCAGGCGCACGTGAGCGTGCACACCGGGGAGAGGGCGCACGTGTGCCGCTGCGGGAGAGCCTTCCGACTGCGCGGACAGCTCAACGGCCACCGCAAGCGCTGCGCCGCGCCCGACGCGTGACCGACGACCCTACCAACCTACATCCACAGTCATCATGATCGAGCTGGCTATGTTGCAGGTCGGCAGAAGCCCCGGACTTCGCCCAGCCGATGGATCTCCCTGAAGCCTCCGCCTCTCTCGAGCGGATCATCTGCTGTGTGTACTGCGGCGAGCACTGTCCGCAGACCCAGTACAGACGCCACGTGGTCTCCGAGCACGCCGAACGAATCTTCCACTGCGAAGACTGCGACAGCTACGTCGACCGCGAGATCTTCATCCCGCACATGTCGTCCCACGCCATGCTGTACGCGCGCCAGGCCCAGGAGGAGCGCGCCCGCAGGGAGGCCGCGCGGCAGGAGGCGGTGCGGCGCGAGGCCGCCCTGCTCGCACGCATTAAACGGGACGTCAGCGAGGAGCCCGAGCCCCGCCCCCCCAGCGCTGCTGACGACGGTCTCGTCGAAGAGCCGGAACCCGAACTCCTCCAAGCGGAGTCGGCCGCCGATCCCGGAGGTTTCTCCGAACACAGCGACGACGATCGCTCCGAGCCCGTACCGGACGAGGTGCCGCGTGCTCTCGAAGACGAACGGGAGGCACCTGCGAAGCCCCAGACCGTGCCCCCGGAGCGCCCGGCCCGCGCCTGTCCCGTCTGCGGCAAGACGTACCGCGCCGCCTCCAGCTACTTCTACCACGTGAAGCACGCGCACGGAGCCGAGCGCGCGCACGCGTGCCCGCACTGCGACAAGAAGTTCACCACGCGCGCGGCGCTGCGGGAGCACGGCGCCGTGCACTCGGGCGAGCGGCGCCACGCCTGCCAGCTGTGCGGCAAGCGGTTCGGCTCGCGGGCCGGCCTCTACATCCACGCGCAGACGCACGGCAGCACGCGCCAGCACCACTGCGCCACGTGCGGCGCGGCCTTCCGCTGGCGGACGCAGCTGCAGCGCCACCAGCGCCGCCACGCGCCCGCGCGCCCGCACGCCTGCGAGCTGTGTGCCCGCGCCTTCCGCGCGCGCGCCGACCTGCAGCGGCACCGCCACACGCACGCCGCGCGCCGCCTGCGCTGCCCGCGCTGCGACGCCACCTTCGCGCAGCCCCGCTACCTGCGGGTGCACCTGCGCAACAAGCACGCCGCCGCGTGAGGCCCTGCAGCGGCACCGCCACACGCACGCCGCGCGCCGCCTGCGCTGCCCGCGCTGCGACGCCACCTTCGCGCAGCCCCGCTACCTGCGGGTGCACCTGCGCAACAAGCACGCCGCCGCGTGAGGCCCTGCAGCGGCACCGCCACACGCACGCCGCGCGCCGCCTGCGCTGCCCGCGCTGCGACGCCACCTTCGCGCAGCCCCGCTACCTGCGGGTGCACCTGCGCAACAAGCACGCCGCCGCGTGAGGCCCTGCAGCGGCACCGCCACACGCACGCCGCGCGCCGCCTGCGCTGCCCGCGCTGCGACGCCACCTTCGCGCAGCCCCGCTACCTGCGGGTGCACCTGCGCAACAAGCACGCCGCCGCGTGAGGCCCTGCAGCGGCACCGCCACACGCACGCCGCGCGCCGCCTGCGCTGCCCGCGCTGCGACGCCACCTTCGCGCAGCCCCGCTACCTGCGGGTGCACCTGCGCAACAAGCACGCCGCCGCGTGAGGCCCTGCAGCGGCACCGCCACACGCACGCCGCGCGCCGCCTGCGCTGCCCGCGCTGCGACGCCACCTTCGCGCAGCCCCGCTACCTGCGGGTGCACCTGCGCAACAAGCACGCCGCCGCGTGAGGCCCTGCAGCGGCACCGCCACACGCACGCCGCGCGCCGCCTGCGCTGCCCGCGCTGCGACGCCACCTTCGCGCAGCCCCGCTACCTGCGGGTGCACCTGCGCAACAAGCACGCCGCCGCGTGAGGCCCTGCAGCGGCACCGCCACACGCACGCCGCGCGCCGCCTGCGCTGCCCGCGCTGCGACGCCACCTTCGCGCAGCCCCGCTACCTGCGGGTGCACCTGCGCAACAAGCACGCCGCCGCGTGAGGCCCTGCAGCGGCACCGCCACACGCACGCCGCGCGCCGCCTGCGCTGCCCGCGCTGCGACGCCACCTTCGCGCAGCCCCGCTACCTGCGGGTGCACCTGCGCAACAAGCACGCCGCCGCGTGAGGCCCTGCAGCGGCACCGCCACACGCACGCCGCGCGCCGCCTGCGCTGCCCGCGCTGCGACGCCACCTTCGCGCAGCCCCGCTACCTGCGGGTGCACCTGCGCAACAAGCACGCCGCCGCGTGAGGCCCTGCAGCGGCACCGCCACACGCACGCCGCGCGCCGCCTGCGCTGCCCGCGCTGCGACGCCACCTTCGCGCAGCCCCGCTACCTGCGGGTGCACCTGCGCAACAAGCACGCCGCCGCGTGAGGCCCTGCAGCGGCACCGCCACACGCACGCCGCGCGCCGCCTGCGCTGCCCGCGCTGCGACGCCACCTTCGCGCAGCCCCGCTACCTGCGGGTGCACCTGCGCAACAAGCACGCCGCCGCGTGAGGCCCTGCAGCGGCACCGCCACACGCACGCCGCGCGCCGCCTGCGCTGCCCGCGCTGCGACGCCACCTTCGCGCAGCCCCGCTACCTGCGGGTGCACCTGCGCAACAAGCACGCCGCCGCGTGAGGCCCTGCAGCGGCACCGCCACACGCACGCCGCGCGCCGCCTGCGCTGCCCGCGCTGCGACGCCACCTTCGCGCAGCCCCGCTACCTGCGGGTGCACCTGCGCAACAAGCACGCCGCCGCGTGAGGCCCTGCAGCGGCACCGCCACACGCACGCCGCGCGCCGCCTGCGCTGCCCGCGCTGCGACGCCACCTTCGCGCAGCCCCGCTACCTGCGGGTGCACCTGCGCAACAAGCACGCCGCCGCGTGAGGCCCTGCAGCGGCACCGCCACACGCACGCCGCGCGCCGCCTGCGCTGCCCGCGCTGCGACGCCACCTTCGCGCAGCCCCGCTACCTGCGGGTGCACCTGCGCAACAAGCACGCCGCCGCGTGAGGCCCCGCGATATTGTATTTGGATTGTTTCGTAAACTCTAATTGTTGTGATTAATTGTAGACGCCTGCGCGCTGCGGCAGTCCAGAGTTTCTCAAACTTTACATTGTAATTCCTATGCAAATCCAATTAAAagctaattaaaaaacaaaggaAAAATGACCGTCGTGAAATAAGTGATACCTTCCGGCCGGCCCGCGGGGCTGCTGGGTCTGGTCCCAGGGCTGACAACTTTACGTCAAGTTTCAATCTCTGAGAAATCCTGGTCTGCCGAAGACAATGAGCGTACCGTTGCTACTATACCACGCTTCTGTACCTACTACTTGTATTTACTCATTGCCGTACTGTATATATTACGTTTATCTCTATAAGAAAACAAAACTACTTCGAATTATACCTTATGTCTAagccataaaattaaatttagtattaaaGTTAGAGTATTTAGATGGTTAATTAATGCTTTGTTTTTCTAACATGGGCACAAAATGGTCGGTAGGTTTGTTTAAAAACTTCGCAATAGACACATGTTGTGTAAAATTTGCAATACGTTAACCGCTACAGTGGCTCCCCCCTCCCGGCTGCGGGACTTCGCAGTCTGGACGGATTGAGCCAAACGAGCCTATTCCACAGTTTGTAGGGCTGTCCAAATCAAGACTGTTTTTTTCAAGACTGATAATATTACATTTAGTTTATTATGACCCGCCACTTAGTTGCCGCCCTATTATTTTTGGCCCGTTAACATATCGAGCTTGGACGGCCCCCGCTCCAGTCCACCTCCCCAGCTGTCGTCGCAAGATGCGCGGACTTGCTCATGAATTAAGTTCATTTGTCAAAGTTGGTCTCCAGCGAGGGCTTAAGCCAGATTATGTCCTGCTTGTGTCGGCACTGTCGAAGCAGTTACCCTCTGCAGGTAGTCTCTTAGCTCGTTATGAACTATCCATGACCTTAAATCCCATTTGCGTTTGAATTGACCCTgttaaaataatgtgtactaaTAAAATAGTGCATCAATTCAtcgtgaaaataatattattaaaaaactacTAAACTTTATGAATCTCCCtttgcttggttttttttttgttaaccgtGGACTTGTCTGTGGCACTCCAAGGTTACAAAGGGAAGTTTTGTCTTGACCTTTACAGAATAGGATAAGGTGAGACAGGTATTGGTTTGCAATGCGATGACGTCACTCAGACGGCTGTACGGTGTGTAAAACAATGGAAACTAATATAAGATTTTtctcatattttttaagtaaattgtTTCTAAGatctttttcatatttttttaagtaaattactTCTAAGATTTTtctcatattttttaagtaaattgcTTTTTATAATCGTGTATAAAGTTAAGAGATACATTCCAACGGAGTGGGTGCGGCGAACATCCTTCAACGAACTAGAATGTATAGTTTAAGCAAACGTTTGGCATGTTGCTTTGATATTTCAGCATATATCATAGTGATAGAAATTAAAGATTGTATCTTGAGCATTAAAAGACGCGTCACATGGTACAGTGTACGCGGCCCGTTATACAATATATTTGGAGTGATTACTGACatgcgttgttttattttaatcgttCTGATGTTGCTGCATGTTTAGAGAAGAGGATAACCTAAGAAAAAATTGATGGAATGCGTAAAATACGGATTTGTGTAAGAGGCGAGTGAGCAAAGAAATTGTATACGATAGAGGAGGAagatatggaaggagaaaagatgttgtgccgaccccaggtgactgggagaagggcaggagaatgatgatgcgTTGCTTTATTTTATACGAGAGTGTAGTTTATTGCCGACGAAGTTTTCCGGACCTAGGCTATAGGAAACTTATCTTACttagaaaaaatactttataagGATTAGAGATTTAAGACAGGTTCTTAGTTGCTACTGATGAGCAGATGAACTCGCAGCCCACCAGTCAAAGTACAACGCGAATGTTCCCACGCACCGTGAAGCTGGAGATCCAactttgttgtttttaattgcCTTGTAGGCACCGTCTTGCGTGGACGTGATCAATGTAGGGGGCACATACAAGCACACTCCGCAGACCTCGGTGGGTGAAATGCATGTCATAGCGGTCGGGACATGCATCGTCACCCGCCGGTTCCGGGATTTAGTCACTCAATTATACATAATCAGTATCTTGCAACAGCGATgcatcagtgttcgaatcccgccggcgggtaccaatttttctaatgaaatacaaacaaatgttcacgattgacttccacggtgaaggaataacatcgtgtaataaaaatcaaacccgcaaaattataatttgcgtaattactggtggtaggacctcgcgtggttccgcacgggtaggtaccaccactccgcctatttctgtcgtgaagcagtaatgcgtttcgacttgaagggtgggacaggcgttgtacctatactgagaccttagaacttatatcttaaggtgggtggcgcatttacgttgtaaatgtctatgggctccagtaaccatttaacaccaggtgggctgtgagcttgtccacccatccaagcagtAAAAAAAGAGTTCGCCCCGTATCTATCTATGCAACTGAGTTTTAAGCTACGTTTTGTTTATCCTTCACGATCTATATAttagttcgtccacccatctaaacaataaaaaaaggtaatccATCATTAAAAGAAATGATGATTAAATGTTATCATGCCAGCTACATTAGCTTTGCTGACGGAGGCCCCCGGCGTTGTCTATGAAGGGTCTGGTCGCTGCAAATAGTAAAGGTTTCGCCATAGCTCTAATCGTCTacgcttaaaaatattaactgaaTATCAGTTGGTTCCGCTTGTGAAGTGGCCTGTGATAGTATCATTAGCACAAGGCAActcgcagacacagcccactgagtttctcgccggatcttctcagtgggtcgcgtttccgatccggtggtagattctgcgaagcacggctcttgctagagttcgtgttagcaacatcgtcaggtttgagccccatgagctcacctactaaagttagggttacactgacatagccgctagggctaccagcttaggtaggaaaaaaaaaaaaaaaggacaagaCAGGCGGCTACTaataatttttaacaaacatATTACCTATGGACATAACTGGATTTAATATTCaagataaaactaatttaagaaAACAAAGGAATTTATGTTAcgttatgttttattttcaaagattatcttatttattttagttaataaattttgttaaatcaaacggtaaatattttaatgtaaatgtctTTAAGCCTCTGACGAGTAAATTCATTCCTTAATTATCTATAATTTggtacataaaaaaaagttaagtgaAAGCAGCAAAGGCTAATTGGACTGAACAAGTAATCACGGCGAAACGTAGCGTTGactaaatatgttaaaatacaaaaaaacaacatcatattaaataatttatttataatttacataataataatatttttcagtttAACCTGACTTATTTACACGCTTTAAAGTAGAGATGAAACGGATAGTGGTTTGGCCGGATACCGGATATTCGGCAAGCTGCGAGGCCGGAGCGCCGGATGTTCGGCCCTTTCGGAAATATGCGAGCGCGTTCGGGTGTTGTCGCTCGTGGGCGGAGATCGCGACGACTCGGTACGACGACGATTTGGTATTCATTCACCACAATTTGCCACTTGTTCATTTTGAGTATTAAACAAACTAATCAAACAATCTCTTTTGACGtgcgattataaaaataaaagttgtccATAACCTGTTGTGGTATTATTTGCCTTTTGTTTAACCATGaggttttcttaaattttactatCCGAAATCCAGCCGTATACTATTTTACTATCCGGTATTCGGCCGGATAGTGAAAACATGGCCGGATAGACCGGATACCGGATAGTTATCGGatatccgtttcatctctactttaaagaacaaaatttatattaaaagatACATAACATCTAcaaataatgtttatatttaaaatcacAATGTGTCTCGCATCAGTCAAGCGAGCTGAAGGACACGACCTTACAactataagtaatttatttattacattcaaGATTTGGTTTAAAATAGGTTTATTTTGGCTCAACATTCAAACCAGCATACAAACTGCCTGATAGTAAGAGGGCACCGTCGCTCATTACATGATCATTAGCTCATCAATTAACaagtatacaataatacattaaaactgATATTACACGTGAGTTTGTTCGCTGATTCCTCCTCGACTGGCTCTCAGGCCACTGGCTGGAATCAAATTAGATCAAGAAGGTCTGAAGACTTGAACGTTCTTTTGCACACGGGGATCGAAGTTCATGGTCAAAGCAGTCTGCCAGAGTTATGGTGTGGAGGGTATACGACAAAAGAAAGATCTTCCacagagcgggtgatattgctcggtagaccgacggtctgaatgttgttgttcggaacttctatatgtgcgagcttatcttgaaaatttcgtaagctagattcaggcgtctgtcaaatatcttgtgttgtgtgATGACTACCCACCACAATTGTTACTTTAAAATAATCTCAATATGTTAGAAAATGGTTGACTATCACATTTCATTGTTGTGGAGGAGTAGACCGTCCATCAGAGCTTGGCTGCGAGTCGTTCTCATTCACAAGCCTCTGTCGCTCCCGGTACATCGAGACCTGGATGTTCTGCAGCTGGTGGTAACGACACACTTTCAGTGTTGAAAATACAGCCAGACCCACCCATGTCGCGAATGCTGCCCATGCACCAAACTgtattaaaaacgaaaataaatatatggtGTGTTTTTGTCAGTTAGCTTATTGGCATTACTACTCATAATATGTATAAGGTTAAGgtttataaaattgttataatataaatttgttaaaaatatcatTTCAAGCTGGAATTCCAGATAAATGTATGACAGATTTATTAACGGTTTTCACAATAAAAACCCTAATATCATGTTACAATTTATATCATTTCTTTCTCACAGTATCTGGCACTAGTGTATCTATATCATTAATAAACTACACTAAGTTGGACTCTATTTATCAGTTCTGATCACTGTTCACATCCCCAGATTGTTTCGCTTCTAAATTCTCCACTGTCTTCACTTTTTataactacataatatgtatttaaaaataacttgtTTTTTATTGAGGTTCCTACATTGACAGGTGACCCAAATatgcataaaatttaaaaccttACCTGTGCTGTTCCAATCTCCATATAAAAACCAACAGTTGAAATTTTATCTTTTGTATCTATGTCTTGACCAGTGGCATCTTcacaactaaaaataaaatattcaaaatgaaaATGGTCCTAGAGTGGGTATAATATAAGGGCAATTTTCCAAAAATGATCACTCCTAAATTGAGACTATTTTGTGTGTAAAGaatgtattattatgttatgtatA of the Bombyx mori chromosome 25, ASM3026992v2 genome contains:
- the LOC101737992 gene encoding zinc finger protein 771 isoform X1, with the translated sequence MMQCVTAKMATGVVVNQPANSKPASPIDRDLKQFDNICRTCAQPADYLIPIFEGEGLKKNLPELINKHLPIMVSPDDGMPHVLCYHCATTVLAWHELKHICVHADEALRQRFQVLQAPIADEFEKQQQFIQQISAEQEKSAEAPDFAQPMDLPEASASLERIICCVYCGEHCPQTQYRRHVVSEHAERIFHCEDCDSYVDREIFIPHMSSHAMLYARQAQEERARREAARQEAVRREAALLARIKRDVSEEPEPRPPSAADDGLVEEPEPELLQAESAADPGGFSEHSDDDRSEPVPDEVPRALEDEREAPAKPQTVPPERPARACPVCGKTYRAASSYFYHVKHAHGAERAHACPHCDKKFTTRAALREHGAVHSGERRHACQLCGKRFGSRAGLYIHAQTHGSTRQHHCATCGAAFRWRTQLQRHQRRHAPARPHACELCARAFRARADLQRHRHTHAARRLRCPRCDATFAQPRYLRVHLRNKHAAA
- the LOC101737992 gene encoding zinc finger protein 771 isoform X4, with the translated sequence MVSPDDGMPHVLCYHCATTVLAWHELKHICVHADEALRQRFQVLQAPIADEFEKQQQFIQQISAEQEKSAEAPDFAQPMDLPEASASLERIICCVYCGEHCPQTQYRRHVVSEHAERIFHCEDCDSYVDREIFIPHMSSHAMLYARQAQEERARREAARQEAVRREAALLARIKRDVSEEPEPRPPSAADDGLVEEPEPELLQAESAADPGGFSEHSDDDRSEPVPDEVPRALEDEREAPAKPQTVPPERPARACPVCGKTYRAASSYFYHVKHAHGAERAHACPHCDKKFTTRAALREHGAVHSGERRHACQLCGKRFGSRAGLYIHAQTHGSTRQHHCATCGAAFRWRTQLQRHQRRHAPARPHACELCARAFRARADLQRHRHTHAARRLRCPRCDATFAQPRYLRVHLRNKHAAA